The DNA segment TATGCACAAAATAAGTTAAGTTTTAAGATCGATTAATAGTTATATTGTTGCTTTTATAATTAACCGCCATTTTAACAGTTATATTGTTGCTTTTATAATTAACCGCCATTTTAACCATTGCAGGTCCATTCTCGACGTCGGTAACGCTCTTGTGCACGTTGTGAAAGAGGCTCTTAGCCAGGGCAGGGTCACTTTTGGCATCTTCGAATGCGTCGAGGTTCTTGAAACGTAAGTGAAAATCTTTATTTGCGGCTTCGCAGGGCTCACATATATTGACTAGGCGTGCCCATAAGTAGGGCGTTGCTCAACTTGCATAAACgttattaataattaatctCCAGCGTATATATGCAGATTTGCCATGCTGTAATGTCATAAGTGCATGGCATTTTTTTACTAGATTATGAATTAAATGTCAagtatatacattatacattgcAACACATAACtgttatattgcaaaataatttacaCGGAAGCACAGTTATTGAATTGCCGTCTAATGCATAACTGTCTCTTATCGTCAGGTAATGGCGCGGTGTTATTTCGTATTCTACTTAAATGCTCTTAGACTTATGTTTGTGGCCTGATGCTAAAGATAAACCACggtaaatataaaattgttttataacaaactGGTTTGTTAAAAGTTGGTGAAGAGAGAGTGAGTGCACTTTTGAGTGGAAACGAAAATTCGTTTGAAGTACAAATGTACGCATTGGAAGTCACtactttaaattataaataatacaataaatggtGCAGcgtattttcttattatttttaaaacaactggCCTACgtgcaaaaaaatagaaacagaaACTAGAACTGTTTCAATCTATATATAGATACGTATTACTTCACCAATCACATGCCCTGGCCTGCCGTTCTTGATTTATTTATAGCAATGCACATTCAGCTTGATATATAGGCCATCCAAATAAGGCAAAATTGAGTACGCATTGCCATTTAAAAGCTATAGTCAACAGTGGAAAACGTGGCTTTAAgggaaaatatatttgttttgctttcgAACTAACGACGTAATATGAAAATGCGAGCAATTCAATACTGCGCATGTTGCATACAAAAAATTATTGTGGGAATTGCGTCATTTAATTGTTAATGGTACGTATATACGTAATGATTtcagtccaaataattgtacatggaCAAATATTTTTCTACGATTTTTATATAAGAAATCTCCTTTTAGGGATTCGAGGAATCCCGTGTTaaacgtctattattttagactagtaacGATCCAGAATGCGATTATGTTGATGACGTGTAGCTTGCATTTGTTTGGGAAAATAGTAAACAAGTgtctgtattgttatttttttcagatgccCGGAGCAGGTAATGCTGTGCGTCCTCCCCACAGTGTCTGATGAAAATATTCTGAACTTGGTCAACATTCAGCACAAACTGATCGAAGCTCATTGCTGGGAAAATGAGGTCAACCTCGTGAAAGTAAGCCACGCCCACTTGTTAATCCGTGTGACCTTGTGCATGTAGCTTAGACACGtacattatttaacataattatttgacctactttttttttattaaggatTGGTTTTCTGTGAATATTTATCTTACGTATCTGGAAAAATATACGTGGTTTCCCTGTGCgcatagttgaaatattttagtacAGGTGTTAGTAAGTGTATCGATGGGGGAATGATTGAAATGATATCGAATCTTAAACAATTATTCGTGATCATGCGTACCTATGTTAAAGGCTGGTCCATCTTTCGCATTCCATTTCGAATGCAagctaaatatttatataactttatgTGTTATGCACTTGAAATCTGTCTATTTTTGATTCTCTGCAATGTATTTCTTCCTTGTTTCATGCAGCAATGCAAATTATTAAGGTATTTGCTGTTACTGAAACACGCTGAGATTGCATAAAATCTACCACCGCAggaaattcaaaacaaatctaCATTTCAAAGTTTTTATCAGTTGCAATACACACACACGCTAACAAGCAAGcagatgttttaaatatattatatggaACTTTTTTTAATCCAGTGTTACACCTAAGCTACATTATAGCTATGAATTTATACTTTCgtcattattgtttaatttatatcaatattaaaccCTCTTTTATCTGACGCATTTTAGGTGGACAGTTCACAAAAGCTATTGGCTCTTCTGACCCAAGGAGCAAGCAACCTTGACCGCACAGCTGACCTCGGTTGCCTCTTAGTTGGCTATCCGACCGATGACATGAGCAAAGATGATTTTCAGATCACCAAACTCTCCTATCTCTTCAATGAACAGATGGAACCCATTGCTCTGCCTGATTGAGAATTGTAAGGAGGATGTTTGAACTTGTACTTAAAAAGGTGAggatttgtgttttgtttatatatttttagctcAATGGTGACGCAAACTGGTAGCACATAGAATctctctcgagtccgtttcttGTAGAAATCAGTAATGACGTCCATTTttagaggccatgagaaagtgaccctggtggggattgaacccacaatctcttgtGAGACGCGAAAGCCTACTTCTAATCTATATTATTCGGCCTTTTACCAGTTTTGGGGCAGACgcactacccccccccccctttttttttggagggggtggggggggggggcgtgtttTTTCAGTTATGGGGGAAGAGTACCTTTTTCATGCATTGTAGgctcaaatgatttaaaattttccataaagCACTGAGTATATCTCCTAGagacattttaatgattttttttaattttaggttttttttgtaagcggggaatttcagaggctattTTTGGGGACAAAAACAGGGTCTGGCCTTTAGGGAAGTTGCGGAGTATCGGCTACGAAAAAGCCTGTTAAAGGTCTTATTTCTCATCCTTTGTGATTTTGCACCAGGATAACTTCCCCCACAACCTTAACCTTTAAAATGCACATGCTGCGCCAGgtgtttaaatgtcaaaatgcacTTTCGTgtcttaaatgaatattaaatattgcacctgtaAGCGAATGTCATGatgtattgtttatgaaatggTTCGGGAAGTTTGATCAACTCTGATATTATGGATATTAAAATTACTTGTTTGCTAGTGGTTGACCCAGAGATTGCAAGCAATAAATACATGACACCGAACCAGGAAAAATCGATTGAAACTATATTAAGAGATTGAAAAATCAAATAGGGAAGTTTAGTACAGCCCATGTATAATGATACacttgaatttcattttaaatttcctGTGAGAAACTTTCACACAGTTCGAACAATAAATTTATGTTGTACAAActtaagtttgattttaatgttcTTGTACGGACTGATAATATATatgctattattttattttcaggaaCAGCAAGCGTTCCTGTCCGCGGCAGCTCAGCCTAATTGGCTTATCAAGATACGGTCTACACCAGATCCATATCAGCTGAAATTGGCTTGAAATCCTGCCCtatgttatgaaaaaaatgtattcaagaaataattatat comes from the Mya arenaria isolate MELC-2E11 chromosome 13, ASM2691426v1 genome and includes:
- the LOC128215515 gene encoding growth arrest and DNA damage-inducible protein GADD45 alpha-like isoform X2; this encodes MGKSILDVGNALVHVVKEALSQGRVTFGIFECVEVLETCPEQVMLCVLPTVSDENILNLVNIQHKLIEAHCWENEVNLVKVDSSQKLLALLTQGASNLDRTADLGCLLVGYPTDDMSKDDFQITKLSYLFNEQMEPIALPD
- the LOC128215515 gene encoding growth arrest and DNA damage-inducible protein GADD45 alpha-like isoform X1 — translated: MFQCAFLQIIDTSNMTLTDNNEPINADNENKSILDVGNALVHVVKEALSQGRVTFGIFECVEVLETCPEQVMLCVLPTVSDENILNLVNIQHKLIEAHCWENEVNLVKVDSSQKLLALLTQGASNLDRTADLGCLLVGYPTDDMSKDDFQITKLSYLFNEQMEPIALPD